GAGACGAGCTGGCCGAGGTCGCGGGGCGACACCCAGATGGCGAGGCGCCGCTTGTCGATGGGACGCTCGTTCACGTTGCCGATACGGATGCAGAGCACGCGCAGCCCGTACTTGTCCGCGTAGAGGCTCCCCAGCGCCTCGCCGAACACCTTGGACACGCCGTAGCGGCCATCGGGCTTCGGATACACCCGGTGGTCGATGGTCTCGTCTCTCCGGTAGAACCCCACCGCGTGATTGCTGGTGGGGAAGATGAAGCGCGGCACGCCATTCCGGCGGGCGGCTTCATAGGCGTTGAAGCAGCCTTCGATGTTGGCCTTGAGGATGAGCGGCCAGGGTCCCTCCACCGAATAGCCGCCGAGGTGGACGATCGCGTCGACGCCTTTCGTGATGCGCAGCACGTCGGCCATGCGCGTGATGTCGGCGCGCATGAAGCGCTCGCCTGGCTTGAGGTCCTTGATGGGGCGCAGATCCGACAGGCGCAGCTGATACGTGCCCGCGAGGGCGCCGCGCAGGGCGCGGCCGACGCCGCCGGCGGCGCCGGTGATGAGGAGGGTCTTCACGAGGCCGCGCCCGCGGTCTTGCCGGCGTAGCCCTTCCGGTGGAAGTAGTTGGCGTTGTAGAAGGCGAGGACGAGGTCGCGGTACACCGCCGGCCCGTAGCGCGGAGGATTGTCGGGGCCCACGCAGGACGGCAGGCACTCGATCACGGATGCCACATTGGGGCTGTAAAAGAAGGCGATCGAGTAGCGGTCGGTGCCCGAGTCGTTCAGCACGCCGTGGGGCGTGGACAGGAAGCGGTCGTTCGACCAGCGCTTCATCATGTTGCCGAGGTTCACGAGGAACGTCCCGGGGATCAGCGGCGGCGCCATCCATTCGCCGTTGGGCAACCCCACCGCCAATCCGGGCACCTCCATTCGCGCCAGGATCGTGATGAACGAGTTGTCCGTGTGGGGCCCCTGGCCGAACTGCTCGTCGTCATCCGTCTCTTGCGGCGGATAGTGCAGGAAGCGGAGGTTGATGTGCGCCTCGTCCCGGAAGTAGGGCGCGAAGAAGTCCGCCGGCATGTGGAGCGCGCGCGCCAGCACGGGGAGCATACGCTCCCCCACTGCCTCCAGGGACTTGAAGTAACGCACCATCGCCGCGCGCATCGCGGCATGGCCGGCCGGCCACTGGTTGCGGCCCCGCAGGGGCTTCCCCGCGCGCACGTCGGGATGGTCGGCCGCGCGGTCGTGGCTGATGAAGAAGCTCTCGTTGAAGTTCGGGCGCGTCGCCTTGTGCACGCTGGACGCGCCCTGGATACTCTCGTTGGGGGCGAGGTAGCCGATATTGTTCTCGTCGATGGCCAGGCGCCGCTTCTCGTCCCCCGGCATCGCGTGGAACTCGCGCGACGCCGCGAAGGCCTCGTCCACCACGGCGTCGGGCACGCCGTGTCCCTTCAAGTAGAAGAAGCCCACGTTTTCGCTGGCCCGCCGCACCTCGGCCGCGACCGCGTCGAGACCACCGCGCTCGCCGCGGAAGGCCGGCCCGAAGTCGATCACGGGGATGGCGCGCGTGGCCGCCTCGAGGTCCTTGACGGCAAGCGACTTGAAGAGGTTCATCGCTCCGATCCTACTCCAACCTCGGTTGCGGATGCCATGTCCGTGGTCTATCCTCCTGCGCCATGACACCCCCCGCGATCGGCTGGCCCAGCGGCGCGCGCTGTGCGGTGATGATGACGTTCGATCTCGACGGCGAGAGCCCGTGGATCCACCGCGATCCCGCCCTCGCGGAGCGGCCCCTGCACATGTCCATGGGCGCCTACGGGCCCAAGACCGGCATGCCGCGCATCCTCGATCTCCTCGACCGCTACGGGATCAAGACGTGCATCTTCATCCCGGGCTGGATCGTCGAGCGCTACCCCGCCCTCTGCGAGGAGATCGTCAAGCGCGGGCACGAGGTCGGGCATCACGGGTATCTCCACGAGAAGCCCTTCTTCATGAAGAGCCGCGAGGAAGAGGAGGAGCTCTTGGTCAAGAGCCTCCAGATCTTCAAGAAGATCCTGGGGGTGACGCCGCTGGGGGCGCGCGTGCCGTCCGCCGATCCGAGCCGGCACTCCATGGATCTCCTCGCCCAGCACGGCTTCGTCTATCACAGCAACGCGCTCGACACCGATCTCCCCTACTGCCACGCCACGCCCCACGGCCCCGTCGTCGAGTTCCCCACCGCCTGGTGCAACAACGACGCCCCGTTCTTCCTCTGGAGCGCGGTGCCGCCGGTGGGCAACGGCATCTGGAGCCAGGAAGACGTGTGGGAGATCTGGTCCGAAGAGTTCGAGGGCCTGTACGAGGAGGGGAGCCTCTTCAACTGGCTCGGGCATCCCCAGATCATCGGGCGCCCCTCGCGCATGCGCATGGTCGAACGGCTCATCCAGCGCATTCTCGGCAAGGGGCGGATCTGGTGGCCCCGGCCGGTCGAGCTCGCCCGCTTCTGGCTCGCGCGCGAGAAGGCGGGGGCGCGCGCCTGATGGCCGGCCGCCTGGCCGGACGCGTGGCCCTCGTCACCGGCGCGAGCCGGGGCTTCGGCCGGGCCATCGCGCTCGCCTTCGCCCGCGAGGGCGCCAAGCTTGTGGCCAACTACCACGCGAGCGAGCGCGAGGGCAAGGACGTCGCGGCGGAAGCGGGGCGGCTCGGCGCCGAGGCCATCGCCGTCCGCGGCGACGTCGCGCAGGACGCCGACGCGCGCGGCCTCGTACAGGCAGCGCTGGACCGCTTCGGGCGTCTCGACATCCTCGTGAACAACGCGGGCATCATGGTGCGCGGCCCGCTGCTCGAGCTCCCCGCGGACGGGTATCAGCGCATGCTCGACGTGAACGTCACGGGCACCATCTTCTGTACGCGGCACGCTCTACCCGGCATGATCGCGCGCAAGCACGGGCGGATCATCAATCTCTCCTCCCAGCTCGCCCAGCGTCCGGTGGGCGCGGGCGGCGGCTTCGCGGCCTACGCCGCCACCAAGGGCGCGCTGGAGTCGCTCACGCGCGTGCTCGCCGCCGAGGTGGGCGAGCACGGCATCACGGTAAACGCGATCTCGCCCGGCGGCATCGACACCGACATGAGCCGGGCCGTCATGACGCCGGAATACCGCACGCGCCGGCTCGCCGAGCTGCCGGTGCACCGCTTCGGCAGCGTGGACGACGTGGCGTACTGCGCGGTGGTGCTGGCCGCCGACGAGGCTGGCTATCTCACGGGGCAGATCATGCACCCCAGCGGCGGCTGGGTCTCGGGATAAGGAGCCTGGACATGCGGTACCGGTGGCCGGATGGCAAGCAGTCCGCGGTGGTGCTCTCCTTCGACTTCGACGCGGAGTCGGGCTTCTACTTCCGCGAGCCCGAGAAGGCCAAGCGGAGCCTCGGCGATCTCGAGGAGCGCCGCTTCGGCCCACGCGTGGGCGTGGACCGGATCCTGCGTTTGATGGACCGCCTCAAGATGAAGGCGTCCTTCTACATACCCGGCTGGACGGTGGAGCATCACCCCGCGCCGTCCAAGCGCATCCGCGACGCCGGCCACGAGATCGGCGCGCACGGCAACATGCACGAGGCAGTGAGCTTCCTCGACAAGGCACTGGAAGAGCAGATCATGCGCGAGCAGCTCGCGATCCTGAAGGACGGGCTCGGCGTGGTGCCCAAGGGCTATCGCTCGC
This is a stretch of genomic DNA from Candidatus Methylomirabilota bacterium. It encodes these proteins:
- a CDS encoding NAD(P)-dependent oxidoreductase, with translation MKTLLITGAAGGVGRALRGALAGTYQLRLSDLRPIKDLKPGERFMRADITRMADVLRITKGVDAIVHLGGYSVEGPWPLILKANIEGCFNAYEAARRNGVPRFIFPTSNHAVGFYRRDETIDHRVYPKPDGRYGVSKVFGEALGSLYADKYGLRVLCIRIGNVNERPIDKRRLAIWVSPRDLGQLVSIGVEHPDLRFEIVYGVSDNRRSWYDNANAMRLGYRPQDRGEDYAAAVLAKEPPVTDERAETFQGGTFVTAEAVEDPSGLHASRPRARGRTATRSPSQKRGTRRRR
- a CDS encoding polysaccharide deacetylase; translation: MTPPAIGWPSGARCAVMMTFDLDGESPWIHRDPALAERPLHMSMGAYGPKTGMPRILDLLDRYGIKTCIFIPGWIVERYPALCEEIVKRGHEVGHHGYLHEKPFFMKSREEEEELLVKSLQIFKKILGVTPLGARVPSADPSRHSMDLLAQHGFVYHSNALDTDLPYCHATPHGPVVEFPTAWCNNDAPFFLWSAVPPVGNGIWSQEDVWEIWSEEFEGLYEEGSLFNWLGHPQIIGRPSRMRMVERLIQRILGKGRIWWPRPVELARFWLAREKAGARA
- a CDS encoding 2-oxoglutarate and iron-dependent oxygenase domain-containing protein, with the protein product MNLFKSLAVKDLEAATRAIPVIDFGPAFRGERGGLDAVAAEVRRASENVGFFYLKGHGVPDAVVDEAFAASREFHAMPGDEKRRLAIDENNIGYLAPNESIQGASSVHKATRPNFNESFFISHDRAADHPDVRAGKPLRGRNQWPAGHAAMRAAMVRYFKSLEAVGERMLPVLARALHMPADFFAPYFRDEAHINLRFLHYPPQETDDDEQFGQGPHTDNSFITILARMEVPGLAVGLPNGEWMAPPLIPGTFLVNLGNMMKRWSNDRFLSTPHGVLNDSGTDRYSIAFFYSPNVASVIECLPSCVGPDNPPRYGPAVYRDLVLAFYNANYFHRKGYAGKTAGAAS
- a CDS encoding glucose 1-dehydrogenase; the encoded protein is MAGRLAGRVALVTGASRGFGRAIALAFAREGAKLVANYHASEREGKDVAAEAGRLGAEAIAVRGDVAQDADARGLVQAALDRFGRLDILVNNAGIMVRGPLLELPADGYQRMLDVNVTGTIFCTRHALPGMIARKHGRIINLSSQLAQRPVGAGGGFAAYAATKGALESLTRVLAAEVGEHGITVNAISPGGIDTDMSRAVMTPEYRTRRLAELPVHRFGSVDDVAYCAVVLAADEAGYLTGQIMHPSGGWVSG